The following coding sequences lie in one Heteronotia binoei isolate CCM8104 ecotype False Entrance Well chromosome 6, APGP_CSIRO_Hbin_v1, whole genome shotgun sequence genomic window:
- the ARL3 gene encoding ADP-ribosylation factor-like protein 3, whose protein sequence is MGLLSILRKLKSAPDQEVRILLLGLDNAGKTTLLKQLASEDITHITPTQGFNIKSVQSQGFKLNVWDIGGQRKIRPYWRNYFENTDILIYVIDSADRKRFEETGQELAELLDEEKLSGVPVLIFANKQDLLTAAPAAEIAEGLNLHTIRDRVWQIQSCSALTGEGVQDGMNWVCKNVNAKKK, encoded by the exons GGTTTGCTGTCAATTCTGCGTAAACTGAAGAGTGCGCCAGATCAGGAGGTAAGAATCCTCCTCCTGGGATTGGATAATGCGGGCAAAACCACCCTTTTGAAACAGCTAGCATCAGAAGATATCACCCACATCACTCCAACACAG GGTTTTAACATTAAAAGCGTGCAGTCACAAGGCTTCAAGCTGAACGTATGGGACATTGGGGGACAGAGGAAGATCAGGCCGTACTGGAGGAATTATTTTGAGAATACTGATATCCTG ATTTATGTCATTGATAGTGCAGATAGAAAGAGATTTGAAGAAACGGGTCAG GAGCTAGCAGAGCTCTTAGATGAAGAGAAGCTAAGTGGTGTTCCTGTGCTCATTTTTGCTAACAAACAAGATTTGCTTACGGCAGCCCCTGCTGCAGAAATCGCAGAGGGTCTGAACTTGCATACTATCCGAGACAGAGTCTGGCAGATTCAGTCTTGTTCGGCCCTCACAGGAGAGGGTGTGCAG